A DNA window from Paenibacillus andongensis contains the following coding sequences:
- a CDS encoding carbohydrate-binding protein, with the protein MKGFLTTCKRSLSIVLSLLILGSAIPVGNTTVQAAESSAVPPYTPYVSNVPTPQNSAVINPNYDRSYDNYVVTGPTGLVHPGILQSRADLNTMRDMIWLGKEPWASAFDVFRKSAESSKNIAVYGNGGTQKQFTFPQVSDSNGDKELREDATTAYQQALMWYITGDQVYLDNAKKVMDAWAVGLKQFFDTTEPANWDTISKVWGASSVLASGTSGQKMAAAAEILLYTPSSGWCRDAQGNIDYEKKKPFDNFLRLIWQETNKWFGFYNQAAIGNMGYMSISIFLDDINGYNEAVERFAVNKKAVDQDNASGAESINFSLAAAIMDNGEVVEMGRDQGHSNLDVATYGVTARTIHVQGTKLDPVTGVPVAEGGVDPFEFQDQKLLKALSYYTKYNAGYDVEYFPHINGVGQKTGWTGISPRGGSITEAASIYNYYKYEKGYSGGKYDELFKYPEILMEHPEVPAIDTPGSGTLLFTPANGALDTEPKGPPQPWQEVANLNGLYNRHPAIPFSFNNQIFYKNGFVKPGIASYLDENGAVQYKAEGTMNGNWFGYENFDFGSVPADTLAFTYAQNSTAGSIISMYVTEPDVKLDDASMALTTPTAIFKVPHTGWWTIPNTYVQKFNNIGDTLKGKKNLYFKTTGSNNAYNFSAEARWFQFSGGFAKTDNKAFEAPIASGTGYVKNEASNNVTLTDGGYIGYRNMNFDSGTVQLQLNHIAAGSGMLEMRLGGPQGQLVKSYPIADTAGSTVTAAFNHQNDEIIYGNNGGNNDFYLVYRGTGSLTVNSFKYVTPSSSGSVPTTKRQGGSYLSDLYGNAQKIGDHVVLQGDNSAVTYRQVDMGAKGDDRRYMVLRVKSNEPVVMKAIDLGNGDATANTVAEFAVPNTNGEFVTIPYDLGKSGYAAREGMIYLRLQATGGTANGNVEVDYFSFDNADIPFVNLLQSVSIGSDHPGNPSIATRGDTVTLSFTASEPIDNVAVYFGSTKLDAVSTDARHFTVTQKLGEIYTLGKVQFRIDYNQGANFGKSVKVTTDGTLVTIVNEDGLINDVFKNLSLIDSTPGRSMDATIQQVANMFDGNATTISDFRSSNGGWGSWVAFDLGDQDKVQLTQVKLIGNQGAPARTAGVIIQGTNHVDYEPWVTLSAPAVNTVNWQTLTVQNPKAYRYIRIYNGAQWFGNVAEASSMVPSSIREARSFWTPFR; encoded by the coding sequence ATGAAAGGGTTTCTGACAACTTGCAAGCGCTCTCTTTCCATCGTACTATCTCTGCTAATTTTAGGTAGCGCCATACCGGTTGGCAATACAACCGTACAGGCTGCCGAATCTTCGGCCGTTCCACCCTATACGCCTTATGTTTCCAATGTGCCGACGCCGCAAAATAGCGCAGTCATCAATCCGAACTATGACCGAAGCTATGACAACTATGTGGTCACAGGTCCGACGGGACTTGTCCACCCGGGTATTCTGCAGTCACGAGCGGATCTGAACACCATGAGGGATATGATTTGGCTCGGGAAAGAGCCTTGGGCGTCTGCATTCGATGTATTCAGAAAGAGTGCCGAATCTTCGAAAAATATAGCGGTCTATGGGAACGGAGGAACGCAAAAGCAATTCACTTTTCCCCAAGTCTCCGACAGCAACGGGGACAAGGAATTGCGCGAGGATGCCACGACAGCCTATCAACAAGCGCTCATGTGGTACATCACGGGTGACCAGGTTTACCTGGATAATGCCAAAAAGGTAATGGACGCCTGGGCCGTTGGTCTCAAGCAATTTTTCGATACGACGGAGCCGGCCAATTGGGATACGATCTCAAAGGTGTGGGGAGCATCCAGCGTTCTCGCTTCCGGTACATCAGGTCAGAAGATGGCTGCCGCGGCAGAAATTCTTCTCTATACGCCAAGCTCCGGATGGTGCCGGGACGCCCAAGGCAATATCGATTATGAAAAAAAGAAGCCCTTCGATAATTTCTTAAGACTCATCTGGCAGGAAACGAACAAGTGGTTCGGATTTTATAATCAAGCGGCCATAGGGAACATGGGGTATATGTCCATTTCCATCTTCCTGGACGATATTAACGGTTATAATGAAGCGGTGGAGCGGTTTGCCGTCAATAAAAAAGCCGTAGACCAAGATAATGCAAGCGGGGCAGAAAGTATCAATTTCTCGCTCGCCGCGGCGATAATGGATAATGGAGAGGTCGTCGAGATGGGACGCGATCAGGGTCACTCGAACCTTGACGTGGCGACATACGGCGTAACGGCCCGAACCATTCATGTCCAGGGGACGAAGCTTGATCCTGTTACCGGGGTTCCGGTTGCCGAGGGCGGAGTAGACCCCTTCGAATTCCAGGATCAAAAGCTGCTAAAGGCCCTCTCTTATTATACGAAATACAATGCAGGGTACGATGTGGAATATTTCCCTCATATCAACGGCGTGGGACAAAAGACCGGGTGGACCGGCATCAGTCCGAGAGGTGGATCCATAACAGAAGCCGCTTCCATCTACAATTATTATAAATATGAGAAAGGATATTCCGGCGGTAAATATGACGAATTGTTCAAATATCCCGAGATCTTGATGGAGCATCCTGAAGTCCCGGCCATCGATACACCGGGGTCTGGCACGCTTCTCTTTACCCCTGCGAACGGGGCCTTGGACACGGAGCCGAAGGGTCCGCCGCAGCCTTGGCAGGAAGTGGCAAATTTAAATGGTCTGTATAACCGGCACCCGGCTATACCTTTTTCTTTCAACAACCAAATTTTTTATAAGAACGGCTTTGTAAAACCTGGAATCGCCAGTTATCTGGACGAAAACGGTGCCGTCCAATACAAAGCCGAAGGGACGATGAACGGCAACTGGTTCGGCTACGAAAACTTCGATTTCGGTTCGGTTCCCGCAGATACGCTCGCGTTCACCTATGCCCAAAACTCGACGGCCGGGTCGATCATTTCCATGTACGTTACCGAGCCCGACGTGAAGTTGGACGACGCTTCCATGGCCTTAACGACGCCGACAGCCATCTTTAAGGTCCCCCATACAGGCTGGTGGACGATACCGAACACCTATGTTCAGAAATTCAATAACATCGGCGATACACTGAAAGGCAAGAAGAATCTGTATTTCAAAACTACGGGCTCCAACAATGCATATAATTTTTCCGCCGAAGCGCGCTGGTTTCAATTTTCCGGCGGTTTTGCCAAAACCGATAACAAGGCGTTTGAAGCTCCTATTGCGAGCGGAACAGGTTATGTGAAAAACGAGGCGTCGAATAACGTTACCCTGACAGACGGCGGTTATATCGGGTATCGCAACATGAATTTTGACAGCGGCACCGTACAGCTGCAGTTGAATCACATAGCCGCTGGAAGCGGCATGCTTGAAATGCGGCTTGGAGGCCCGCAGGGCCAGCTCGTCAAGAGCTATCCGATTGCGGATACGGCAGGCAGCACGGTGACCGCCGCTTTCAACCATCAGAATGATGAGATTATTTATGGCAATAACGGAGGCAACAACGATTTTTATTTGGTCTACAGAGGGACCGGCTCTCTGACCGTTAACAGTTTTAAATACGTAACGCCATCCTCTTCGGGATCGGTTCCGACGACAAAGAGGCAGGGCGGAAGCTATCTTTCCGATCTGTACGGCAATGCCCAAAAAATCGGGGATCATGTCGTATTACAAGGAGACAACTCCGCAGTCACATATCGTCAAGTCGATATGGGGGCTAAAGGTGATGACCGGCGCTATATGGTTTTGCGGGTGAAGAGCAACGAGCCTGTTGTCATGAAAGCCATCGATCTTGGCAATGGAGATGCGACTGCCAATACCGTAGCTGAATTTGCTGTTCCGAATACGAACGGCGAGTTCGTCACGATCCCGTACGATTTGGGGAAATCGGGTTATGCTGCGCGAGAAGGCATGATTTATCTCAGACTGCAAGCAACCGGTGGAACGGCCAATGGCAATGTGGAAGTCGATTACTTCAGCTTTGATAATGCCGATATCCCGTTTGTCAATCTGCTGCAATCAGTATCCATCGGGTCCGATCATCCGGGCAATCCTTCCATCGCAACGCGGGGAGATACCGTGACCTTATCGTTTACGGCCAGCGAACCGATCGATAATGTTGCCGTTTATTTCGGCAGTACGAAGCTGGATGCCGTTTCCACAGATGCGCGTCATTTTACCGTGACGCAGAAGCTTGGAGAAATTTATACGCTCGGCAAAGTCCAGTTCCGCATCGACTACAATCAAGGTGCGAATTTCGGGAAATCGGTCAAGGTTACGACCGACGGCACCTTGGTGACGATCGTGAATGAAGATGGGCTCATCAACGATGTATTCAAGAATCTTTCTTTGATTGATTCTACACCGGGTCGAAGCATGGATGCGACCATTCAGCAAGTCGCCAATATGTTTGATGGGAATGCAACTACCATCTCTGATTTTCGCTCCAGTAACGGAGGCTGGGGCTCTTGGGTGGCATTTGACCTCGGCGATCAGGATAAAGTGCAATTAACCCAAGTAAAACTCATTGGAAATCAAGGCGCTCCAGCCCGGACGGCAGGTGTTATCATCCAGGGAACCAACCACGTGGATTATGAGCCGTGGGTGACGTTGTCCGCCCCAGCTGTCAATACGGTGAATTGGCAAACGTTAACGGTCCAGAATCCGAAAGCCTATCGTTATATCCGGATTTACAATGGGGCCCAATGGTTCGGCAATGTTGCCGAAGCCAGTTCTATGGTACCGTCATCCATACGGGAAGCCCGGTCCTTCTGGACACCGTTTCGCTAA